In the genome of Croceimicrobium hydrocarbonivorans, one region contains:
- a CDS encoding alpha-2-macroglobulin family protein has translation MTFRRLSLLLLSLFILSCNNQPEIPENDPAFADYILAHTSGVISAYSEIEIHLAQDLNPGVEPGTPIEAKIFDFSPDIKGQAVWESSSEIRFKPEESLKPGQHYSAEFELGSLTTVESKLKTFEFAFQAIEQSYALLQFHIEPYQAKNPALNVLKGEINTADLSHAEELSEALKFEGIESSSIHWNPGSDEHRWLFSIDSIERKEKASEIPILHKSKEIGSLRVPSLSDFEVIGVYVQQLPVQKISISFSDPLSEKQSTSGMFQVDGEDVASLEIEGSVVHLYPKSRKTGTVALKIYPGLKNILGYKFPKEYITQVSFQARKPEIRFVNSGTIIPTKGSVNIPFQAVSLRAVDLKVYQIFANKVHQFLQINKLSGKRELRRVARPIHRERIELDGEGLNLQEWNNFAIDLDRIIERQPGAIYRIEIDYQKAYSLYPCEGDENSELQSLEAENWDEPEEVFDEDYYDYWYFDGYDYSERDNPCHISYYNRSRKIERNVLASDIGLVVKGTDKEWYAYAQRISSTSSLNGVKIKYYNYQGQLIKEGVTDGDGYLRLDLDTRPFLVVAESGSERAYLSLENSSSLSVSSFAVGGRDVSTGIEGMIYTERGIWRPGDTLFLDFILNDTKNPLPASHPIVLTLKDPRGQEVYRTVQPRKSVQIFSFPVTTSKEAITGNYSAQIKVGGKSFYKSLPIETIQPNRLDITLSAPAEIIDGSQRGETEIKLEAEWLTGASASDLQAEVRASISGNPRAFADKHPLFDFYDESRSVPSMSGNEIFNDKLDATGMADITADLGYLKNSPGMLRLNMGTKVFEPGGRFSINSTSLELAPFKNFVGIQMPETNKYGYLETEKDHPVGLIRVNQKGEAVNGKVKVSVYKVSWSWWWSAQRGNATYLNNSSNNRIASEEVELVNGRGRYTLNIPDDHWGRLYIVVEDPESGHRSSSLAYVDWGWGRDRSGRAGGESVSVLNVQTDKDNYQVGETAKISVPSAAGGRLILSYENATGQITQKVLATNAGSTVHELKITPEMAPNCYAHAMILQPHSSKGNDLPLRLYGIIPIMVEDPATHLHPQIEAPEKIRPNSEYNIKVSEKNGVAMEYTLAVVDEGLLGLNNFQSPDPWPYFYSKIALGLRTWDLYDEVIGGFSGEIAKMLAIGGDGALLESNEEDADRFVPVVRHLGPFKLKAGEKANHKLQMPNYIGNVRVMVVAANDKEAYGAADTNIRVKQPLMVQMTVPRVLGPEEELLVPVTVFAMEEGIKDVNLELSSTGKIELIDRNKKVTFSKTGQQTVYFKAKVKRALGKGSLKITAKSGAEKSFEETEIAVRSPMRRQKQFHDAILEDSNPVSYKAEPFGIAGSNKLTVEVSSLPKMNLSERLEYLIGYPHGCLEQTTSKCFAQLNLNKWIKLDANQKAAIESNIQAGLSKLRTLQLGEGGFRYWPGQNYANAWASTYVGHFMLSAEKAGYKLPVGMKDSYLRFARKAAREWNNNNHYSYNNDFNQAYRLYVLALAGRPELGAMTRLKNRNDLTRSAAFRLAAAYALVGEKEAARALLQAHDYTEAEDRYYYYCYGSATRSLAMQMETFYAMGDKEEALRLAKEIADKLSDGWHSTQTIAYTLQAMSQVFGGGTEKMDFELVVNGKTRRISSDLSVFQYEDAAFEKAQDISVKSLNGQSLYLTVMREGLPVYGSETANSSRIDMTVQYLDQSGNKLDPSALKIGTPIIAKVTLQRLSLSKDYENLAVSQLFPSGWEITNNRVLAGGDDTETYFDYQDIRDDRVLTYYNGYRTPRMTIQVELTATYPGKWYLPPTWAEAMYEGSINANNVGQWVEVLVD, from the coding sequence ATGACTTTTCGCCGTCTTTCCCTGCTCTTGCTCAGTCTCTTTATCCTGAGCTGTAACAACCAACCTGAAATCCCCGAAAATGACCCGGCTTTTGCCGATTATATCCTGGCCCATACCTCAGGAGTCATTTCTGCTTATTCGGAGATTGAGATTCATCTGGCCCAAGACCTAAATCCCGGGGTGGAACCCGGAACCCCCATTGAAGCGAAGATCTTTGATTTCAGTCCGGACATCAAAGGCCAGGCAGTTTGGGAAAGTAGCAGCGAAATTCGCTTTAAGCCGGAAGAAAGTCTTAAACCTGGCCAGCATTACAGCGCTGAATTCGAATTGGGCAGCCTCACCACGGTAGAGTCCAAATTAAAAACCTTCGAATTTGCTTTTCAAGCCATTGAACAGTCTTATGCCTTGCTGCAATTTCATATCGAACCCTATCAGGCTAAAAACCCTGCTTTAAATGTTTTAAAGGGAGAGATCAATACCGCCGATTTAAGTCATGCCGAAGAGCTGAGTGAAGCCTTGAAGTTTGAAGGTATAGAAAGCAGCTCTATTCATTGGAACCCCGGTAGCGATGAGCACCGTTGGCTCTTTAGTATTGATTCGATTGAACGAAAGGAAAAGGCTTCCGAGATTCCCATCCTTCATAAGAGTAAAGAAATTGGCAGCCTAAGGGTACCCAGCCTCTCCGACTTTGAGGTGATTGGCGTTTACGTACAGCAATTACCGGTGCAAAAAATCAGCATCTCCTTTTCTGATCCTCTCAGCGAAAAACAAAGTACCAGCGGTATGTTTCAGGTGGACGGCGAAGATGTAGCCTCTCTGGAAATTGAAGGCTCCGTAGTGCATCTCTACCCTAAGAGTCGTAAAACCGGTACGGTGGCTCTAAAAATTTACCCGGGCTTAAAAAACATCCTCGGCTACAAATTCCCTAAAGAATACATTACACAGGTAAGCTTCCAGGCGCGGAAACCCGAAATTCGTTTTGTAAACAGTGGTACCATCATCCCCACCAAGGGTTCCGTAAATATTCCTTTTCAGGCAGTAAGCCTACGTGCGGTAGACCTTAAGGTGTATCAAATCTTCGCCAATAAGGTGCATCAGTTTTTACAAATTAATAAACTGAGTGGCAAACGCGAATTACGAAGGGTAGCTCGCCCTATTCATCGTGAACGCATTGAACTGGATGGCGAAGGCTTAAACCTGCAAGAATGGAACAATTTTGCCATCGACCTGGATCGCATCATCGAAAGGCAACCGGGTGCTATCTACCGCATTGAAATCGATTATCAAAAAGCCTATTCGCTTTACCCTTGTGAAGGCGACGAGAATAGTGAACTGCAAAGTCTGGAGGCCGAAAACTGGGATGAACCCGAAGAAGTATTCGACGAAGACTATTACGACTACTGGTACTTTGATGGTTATGATTACAGCGAACGCGATAATCCTTGCCATATCTCTTATTACAACCGCTCTCGGAAAATTGAGCGCAATGTCTTAGCCTCCGATATTGGCCTGGTGGTAAAGGGAACCGATAAGGAATGGTATGCCTATGCCCAACGCATTTCGAGCACCAGCTCCTTAAATGGGGTTAAAATCAAATACTACAATTATCAAGGTCAACTCATTAAAGAAGGAGTTACCGATGGAGATGGCTATCTGCGCTTAGATTTAGACACCCGACCATTTTTAGTGGTGGCGGAAAGTGGCTCCGAGCGCGCTTACCTCAGTCTGGAAAACAGCAGCAGCCTTTCCGTTTCCAGCTTTGCCGTTGGAGGTCGCGATGTGAGTACCGGCATTGAAGGGATGATCTATACCGAGCGCGGAATTTGGCGACCTGGAGATACCCTCTTCCTCGACTTCATTTTAAACGACACCAAAAACCCCTTACCGGCCAGTCACCCCATCGTGCTCACTTTAAAAGACCCTCGCGGTCAAGAGGTCTATCGCACGGTTCAGCCTCGGAAATCGGTTCAAATATTCAGCTTCCCGGTAACCACCAGCAAGGAGGCCATTACTGGTAATTACAGCGCGCAAATCAAAGTGGGTGGTAAAAGCTTTTACAAATCTCTACCCATTGAAACCATCCAACCCAACCGCCTCGATATCACCCTGAGTGCACCAGCGGAAATTATCGATGGTAGCCAAAGAGGTGAAACCGAAATTAAGCTGGAAGCCGAATGGCTCACTGGTGCATCAGCCTCAGATTTGCAGGCAGAAGTGCGTGCCAGTATTTCGGGGAATCCCAGGGCTTTCGCCGATAAGCACCCACTTTTTGATTTCTACGATGAATCGCGTTCCGTTCCTTCCATGTCGGGCAATGAAATCTTCAATGATAAATTAGATGCCACAGGAATGGCCGACATCACCGCCGATTTGGGTTACCTGAAAAACAGCCCCGGAATGCTCCGCCTCAATATGGGCACCAAGGTCTTTGAGCCCGGCGGTCGTTTTAGCATTAATAGCACCAGCCTCGAATTAGCGCCTTTCAAAAACTTTGTGGGTATCCAAATGCCCGAAACCAATAAATACGGCTATCTCGAAACTGAAAAAGATCATCCGGTAGGCTTAATCCGGGTAAACCAAAAAGGCGAAGCTGTCAATGGCAAGGTTAAGGTGAGTGTTTACAAGGTGAGTTGGTCTTGGTGGTGGTCGGCCCAAAGAGGCAATGCCACCTACTTAAATAACAGCTCCAATAACCGTATTGCCAGCGAAGAAGTAGAGCTAGTAAATGGCCGCGGTCGTTACACTTTAAACATACCTGATGACCATTGGGGTCGACTCTATATCGTTGTTGAAGATCCAGAAAGTGGTCACCGTAGCTCCAGTCTGGCCTATGTAGATTGGGGCTGGGGCCGCGATCGCAGTGGCAGAGCCGGTGGTGAATCAGTAAGTGTATTGAATGTTCAAACCGATAAGGACAATTATCAAGTGGGCGAAACCGCTAAAATCAGTGTGCCCAGTGCCGCAGGTGGTCGCTTAATCCTCAGCTATGAAAATGCTACAGGCCAAATCACCCAAAAGGTATTGGCTACCAATGCAGGATCTACAGTGCATGAGCTTAAGATCACCCCAGAAATGGCGCCTAACTGCTATGCTCATGCTATGATTTTACAGCCCCATAGCAGTAAAGGCAATGATTTACCCCTAAGGCTTTATGGCATCATCCCCATTATGGTGGAGGATCCGGCTACGCATTTACACCCACAGATTGAAGCACCGGAGAAAATCCGTCCCAATTCGGAGTACAACATTAAGGTGAGCGAGAAAAATGGGGTAGCTATGGAGTACACCCTGGCGGTGGTTGATGAAGGACTCTTAGGGCTCAACAATTTCCAAAGTCCAGACCCCTGGCCTTATTTCTATTCTAAAATTGCTTTGGGTTTACGCACCTGGGACCTATACGATGAAGTGATTGGTGGCTTTAGTGGTGAAATCGCCAAAATGCTGGCTATTGGTGGTGATGGTGCCCTACTCGAAAGCAATGAGGAAGACGCTGATCGCTTTGTACCGGTGGTGCGTCACTTAGGACCTTTCAAGCTAAAGGCGGGCGAAAAGGCTAATCACAAATTGCAAATGCCCAATTACATAGGTAATGTGCGGGTGATGGTAGTAGCCGCCAATGATAAGGAAGCTTATGGCGCTGCCGATACCAATATTCGGGTGAAACAACCTTTGATGGTTCAAATGACCGTACCTCGGGTATTAGGCCCTGAGGAGGAACTACTAGTTCCGGTGACGGTATTTGCCATGGAAGAGGGCATTAAGGATGTAAACCTGGAACTGAGTTCTACTGGCAAAATTGAGCTGATTGACCGCAATAAAAAAGTGACTTTCTCGAAAACCGGACAACAAACCGTCTACTTCAAGGCTAAGGTAAAACGGGCCTTAGGAAAGGGCAGTTTAAAAATCACCGCTAAATCCGGTGCAGAGAAAAGCTTTGAAGAAACTGAAATTGCGGTGCGCAGCCCTATGCGTCGCCAAAAACAATTCCACGATGCAATTTTGGAAGACAGCAATCCGGTAAGCTATAAAGCGGAGCCCTTTGGAATTGCAGGAAGTAATAAGCTTACGGTAGAAGTAAGCAGCCTACCAAAGATGAACCTAAGCGAGCGTTTGGAATACCTTATTGGCTATCCGCATGGTTGTTTGGAGCAGACTACCTCCAAATGCTTTGCTCAGCTTAATCTGAATAAATGGATTAAACTGGATGCCAATCAAAAAGCAGCAATTGAGAGTAATATTCAAGCGGGCCTATCCAAATTGAGAACCCTGCAATTGGGTGAAGGTGGCTTCCGCTACTGGCCGGGACAGAACTATGCCAATGCCTGGGCTTCTACCTATGTAGGGCATTTTATGCTTTCCGCCGAAAAGGCCGGCTATAAGCTCCCGGTAGGAATGAAGGATTCTTATTTACGCTTTGCGCGCAAGGCGGCGCGGGAGTGGAATAACAATAATCACTATTCCTATAACAATGATTTCAACCAAGCTTATCGACTCTATGTTTTGGCATTGGCCGGAAGACCCGAATTAGGGGCCATGACGCGCTTGAAAAACCGCAATGACCTTACGCGCTCCGCCGCCTTCCGTTTAGCAGCGGCCTATGCCTTGGTGGGCGAAAAAGAGGCAGCCCGTGCACTCTTGCAAGCTCATGACTATACCGAAGCTGAAGATCGTTATTACTATTACTGCTATGGTAGTGCTACCCGCAGCCTGGCCATGCAAATGGAAACTTTCTATGCCATGGGCGATAAGGAAGAAGCCCTGCGCTTAGCCAAAGAAATTGCGGATAAACTGAGTGATGGTTGGCATAGTACCCAAACCATTGCTTATACCCTACAGGCTATGAGCCAGGTATTTGGGGGTGGCACCGAAAAAATGGATTTCGAATTGGTGGTGAATGGCAAAACACGCCGTATTAGCAGCGACCTCAGCGTATTCCAATATGAAGATGCAGCATTTGAAAAGGCTCAAGATATCAGCGTCAAAAGCTTAAATGGACAATCGCTCTACCTTACGGTGATGCGTGAGGGCCTACCCGTTTACGGAAGCGAAACAGCAAATAGCAGTCGTATTGATATGACGGTGCAATACCTCGATCAAAGTGGAAACAAACTAGATCCTTCGGCCTTAAAAATTGGCACCCCGATTATCGCTAAAGTGACCCTGCAACGATTAAGCTTATCCAAAGATTATGAGAACCTGGCGGTGAGTCAACTCTTCCCCAGTGGTTGGGAAATCACCAATAATCGAGTACTGGCTGGTGGCGATGACACGGAAACCTATTTCGACTATCAGGATATTCGCGATGATCGGGTACTGACCTATTACAATGGCTATCGCACGCCACGCATGACCATCCAAGTAGAGCTTACCGCTACCTATCCTGGAAAATGGTATTTGCCTCCCACTTGGGCAGAAGCGATGTACGAAGGAAGCATTAACGCCAATAATGTAGGCCAATGGGTAGAAGTCCTCGTCGACTAA
- the pbpC gene encoding penicillin-binding protein 1C yields the protein MGRSPRRLILRRIALIAGLIFLIWWWNCLPEPLFDPPYSTVTEAENGQLLGARIAEDEQWRFPPADSVPMRFRQAIVQYEDEHFYSHPGFNPIAIVRALYQNWQAGEVVSGGSTISMQCIRLARGNPPRTYWEKFTEILRALRLELSYSKEEILELYASQAPFGGNVVGLEAAAWRYFALAPHRLSWSECAALAVLPNAPGIIHPGRNHQTFEQKRNRLLQKLLSEEVIDSLTYRLSLLEELPLEPQALPDIAHHLSQYQMKMMPESRLRSSLNANWQKHIQDLVNLHVLQWRGNSVHNSAALVMDLQDGSIKAYVGNTTNELADGKEINMLNKPRSTGSILKPMLYADAMALGQLSSRALVPDIPTRFGDFTPKNFDLKYRGATPVYRALQQSLNVPAARVLRDMGVPVFLHRLRAYGLQNLDRDAGYYGLSLILGGAEVPALQIAHMYRRWIWAMQGKEEDSIYDILGQAQDWGPIPNSDPAAIYSSLQIMEGLNRPSNWQQWGSSRRIAWKTGTSYGFRDAWAVGTDGRWLVVCWTGNANYEGRPGVIGVETSAPLLFSIMDYLPASPFFEPPYDWQHAKVICRESGFLAQEHCRYRDTIYGSKASLKNCPYCEPIFLNTKGLRVHRECSLDEPKDSSWMILSPAMTWYAQRSELNYKAPPDWDPQCLAPIDEVLKFIYPEKFEVVRRSRDFEGTLGKVILEAGHRQGEVEVFWYVDDEYIGSSRINHRMEVALELGTHRLLIMDEKGNSAQSFIKVVD from the coding sequence ATGGGTAGAAGTCCTCGTCGACTAATACTGCGCCGTATTGCCCTAATTGCGGGCCTGATATTTTTAATTTGGTGGTGGAATTGCCTGCCCGAGCCCCTCTTTGACCCGCCTTATAGCACGGTTACCGAGGCAGAGAACGGGCAATTATTGGGCGCGCGTATTGCGGAAGATGAACAATGGCGTTTCCCACCGGCGGATTCGGTGCCGATGCGCTTCCGGCAGGCGATTGTACAGTATGAGGATGAGCATTTCTATTCGCATCCCGGCTTTAACCCCATTGCCATTGTTAGGGCCCTGTATCAAAATTGGCAGGCGGGTGAAGTTGTTTCTGGAGGCTCCACCATTAGCATGCAATGCATACGCCTGGCTCGTGGCAATCCACCGCGCACCTATTGGGAAAAGTTTACCGAGATCTTGCGAGCCCTGCGATTGGAGCTAAGCTATTCTAAGGAAGAAATTTTAGAACTCTATGCCAGTCAAGCTCCCTTTGGTGGCAATGTGGTAGGACTGGAAGCAGCCGCCTGGCGCTATTTTGCCCTGGCTCCGCATCGTTTATCCTGGTCGGAATGCGCGGCCCTAGCCGTATTGCCTAATGCACCGGGCATCATACACCCCGGACGTAATCACCAGACATTTGAGCAAAAACGCAATCGTCTGCTGCAAAAACTACTAAGCGAGGAAGTGATTGACTCCCTTACCTATCGCCTTTCTTTATTGGAAGAACTACCCCTGGAGCCGCAAGCCTTACCTGATATTGCCCATCATCTTAGTCAGTACCAAATGAAGATGATGCCGGAAAGCCGATTGCGCAGCAGCTTAAATGCCAATTGGCAAAAGCATATCCAAGATTTGGTAAACCTCCATGTTTTACAATGGCGGGGGAATTCTGTGCATAATTCAGCGGCTCTGGTTATGGATCTTCAAGATGGGAGTATCAAAGCCTATGTTGGCAATACCACCAATGAGCTGGCCGATGGCAAGGAGATTAATATGCTCAATAAACCGCGTAGTACGGGCAGCATTTTAAAACCCATGCTCTATGCCGATGCCATGGCCTTGGGGCAATTATCTTCTCGGGCTCTGGTCCCTGATATCCCAACCCGCTTCGGTGATTTCACTCCTAAGAACTTCGATCTTAAATACCGAGGCGCCACCCCGGTTTACAGAGCCCTGCAGCAATCTTTAAATGTGCCTGCCGCTCGAGTCTTAAGAGATATGGGCGTTCCCGTATTCTTGCATCGCTTGCGTGCCTATGGCTTGCAAAATTTAGATCGCGATGCCGGCTATTACGGCTTATCTCTAATCTTAGGAGGAGCCGAAGTGCCAGCCCTGCAAATTGCCCATATGTATCGACGCTGGATTTGGGCCATGCAAGGCAAAGAAGAAGACAGTATTTATGATATACTGGGGCAGGCTCAAGACTGGGGACCAATCCCCAATTCAGATCCGGCAGCGATTTACAGCAGCTTGCAAATTATGGAGGGCCTAAATCGACCCAGCAACTGGCAACAATGGGGCTCCAGCCGACGAATAGCCTGGAAAACCGGAACCTCCTATGGCTTTAGAGATGCCTGGGCCGTGGGTACCGATGGTCGATGGTTGGTTGTTTGCTGGACTGGCAATGCTAATTATGAGGGGCGACCCGGAGTTATTGGAGTAGAGACCTCAGCGCCCTTGCTCTTTAGTATTATGGATTATTTGCCTGCCTCTCCCTTCTTTGAACCACCCTATGACTGGCAGCATGCCAAGGTGATTTGCCGCGAAAGTGGTTTTTTGGCGCAAGAGCACTGTCGCTATAGGGATACCATTTACGGCTCTAAAGCGAGCCTTAAGAACTGCCCCTATTGCGAGCCCATTTTCTTGAACACTAAAGGATTAAGAGTACATCGCGAATGTAGCTTGGATGAACCCAAAGATTCGAGCTGGATGATTTTAAGTCCGGCCATGACCTGGTATGCCCAACGTTCAGAATTGAATTATAAGGCGCCTCCGGATTGGGATCCTCAATGCCTGGCGCCAATAGATGAAGTTCTGAAATTTATTTACCCGGAAAAATTTGAGGTCGTGCGTCGATCCCGTGATTTTGAAGGAACCCTTGGAAAGGTGATTCTCGAAGCAGGGCATCGACAAGGAGAAGTGGAGGTTTTCTGGTATGTGGATGACGAATACATCGGCTCCAGCCGGATCAATCACCGCATGGAAGTAGCCTTAGAGCTCGGCACCCACCGCCTCTTGATTATGGATGAAAAAGGAAATTCGGCCCAGTCATTTATAAAAGTGGTGGATTAA
- a CDS encoding NAD(P)-dependent alcohol dehydrogenase codes for MKALVRRNYGGPERILLQDIPQPEAAKNEVLVKVHCNTISRTDCGILGGKPYIFRFFVGWPKPRNPILGSDFAGEVVEIGAEVKSFKVGDHVFGFNDEGLGSQAQFVKIKENAAISHIPGHKSYVDAICCAEGAHYALTFLRPLNLVKGSKVLVIGATGAIGSAAIQILRARGIRIDAVGPGSHRDYWQEKGVESYWDYEREDFRKSSKKYAHVLDAVGKSSYFQCKHLLNHGGAYVSSELGPYASNVWLSLLQPFMQKSKVYFPVPKDIPGSLKEMHKLLAAGKYKGLVDPLKIQPQKAEDAYHYACSGQKTGNLILCWDQD; via the coding sequence GTGAAAGCCTTAGTCCGCAGGAATTACGGAGGACCGGAGCGCATCTTGCTCCAGGATATACCTCAACCCGAAGCTGCTAAAAATGAAGTACTGGTTAAAGTGCATTGCAACACGATTAGCCGGACTGATTGTGGCATCTTAGGGGGCAAGCCCTACATTTTCCGATTTTTTGTAGGATGGCCCAAACCGCGCAACCCTATATTGGGTAGCGATTTCGCAGGCGAAGTAGTGGAAATTGGCGCCGAGGTAAAAAGCTTTAAGGTGGGCGATCATGTCTTTGGCTTTAATGATGAAGGCCTGGGTAGTCAGGCTCAATTTGTGAAGATTAAGGAAAACGCTGCTATCAGTCATATACCGGGTCATAAGTCCTATGTTGATGCTATATGCTGCGCCGAAGGAGCCCATTATGCCCTCACTTTTTTACGACCCCTTAATTTGGTAAAAGGCTCCAAAGTTTTGGTGATAGGAGCTACCGGAGCCATAGGTTCAGCTGCTATTCAAATCCTTCGTGCCCGCGGAATCCGTATTGATGCGGTGGGGCCAGGCAGTCATCGCGATTATTGGCAAGAAAAAGGCGTAGAAAGCTACTGGGATTACGAAAGGGAAGATTTTCGCAAGAGCTCCAAAAAATACGCCCATGTACTGGATGCGGTGGGTAAGAGTAGCTATTTCCAATGCAAGCATCTGCTCAACCATGGTGGCGCCTATGTTTCCTCCGAACTCGGACCTTATGCCTCCAATGTGTGGCTATCTTTATTGCAGCCCTTTATGCAAAAGTCTAAGGTGTACTTCCCGGTTCCCAAGGATATACCTGGCAGCCTTAAGGAGATGCACAAATTACTGGCCGCTGGTAAATACAAGGGTTTAGTAGACCCACTTAAGATTCAGCCTCAAAAGGCGGAAGATGCCTACCACTATGCCTGCTCCGGTCAAAAGACAGGCAATCTGATCCTCTGCTGGGATCAGGATTAA
- a CDS encoding trimeric intracellular cation channel family protein, giving the protein MPYLRGMPLQDLIYILDLLGTLVFAISGVVAAVERKFDLVGAFIIGFVTALGGGTTRDVLMGATPVNWMLHEEYLGIVALAMILCYLFYPRLSHIRRSLFIFDSIGLGLFTILGFQKAMIAELSIPIALMLGIVSAVFGGVIRDVLTNQVPLIFRKEIYALASLAGGLLYWLGSLLEVNTALNALISICVVVLIRSMAVAYGWESPFLPLGRKEH; this is encoded by the coding sequence TTGCCCTACCTTCGCGGCATGCCCCTGCAAGACCTCATATATATCCTCGACTTATTAGGCACCTTGGTATTCGCTATTTCGGGAGTAGTGGCAGCTGTAGAACGTAAATTCGATTTGGTCGGTGCCTTTATTATTGGCTTTGTAACCGCCTTGGGAGGCGGCACCACCCGCGATGTTTTAATGGGCGCCACTCCGGTAAATTGGATGCTGCATGAAGAGTATTTAGGAATCGTGGCTCTGGCCATGATCCTCTGCTATCTGTTCTATCCCCGCTTAAGTCATATCCGCCGCAGTCTCTTCATTTTCGACTCCATTGGTCTAGGACTCTTCACCATATTGGGATTTCAAAAAGCAATGATTGCCGAGCTTAGCATTCCCATCGCCTTAATGCTGGGTATTGTATCGGCTGTTTTTGGGGGCGTTATCCGCGATGTGCTCACCAACCAGGTTCCGCTGATATTCCGAAAAGAAATCTATGCCCTGGCTTCTCTGGCCGGCGGTTTACTCTATTGGCTGGGTAGTTTGTTGGAGGTAAACACGGCCCTCAATGCCTTGATTTCCATTTGCGTGGTGGTACTCATTCGCAGTATGGCTGTTGCATATGGCTGGGAAAGTCCCTTTTTACCTTTGGGGCGAAAGGAGCACTAA
- a CDS encoding DUF1853 family protein — MAPLALQNVHLRRIWWALSTPSFLDLPDSAHYFHDDQHRALIAELLIKEDQESAKVNAHFEAQVPQVMGRYFEQLLLYVLELDPHYEVLAANVQIIEDKITRGELDLILYDKKKEQKRHWEVALKYYLQVGEDGNHHNFLGPSRRDFLGRKMEKLRKLQLPLSHHSQIRAEFGDLKSELFLKGELYYPWAKEKLWPNQARADAPSFYFLSIHQLKELHSVSTAKFCILKKPDWIGPYFTESPSECFSLTKLVEELEAEFQRIYRPQLIAKMSDSKSSFKEEERYFIIPDGWPYSKP, encoded by the coding sequence ATGGCTCCCCTAGCATTGCAAAATGTACATCTCCGCCGTATTTGGTGGGCACTAAGCACCCCATCATTTTTGGATTTACCCGATTCTGCCCATTATTTTCACGATGATCAACATCGCGCATTAATTGCCGAGCTCTTAATTAAAGAAGACCAAGAAAGCGCAAAAGTCAATGCGCATTTTGAAGCTCAGGTTCCGCAAGTCATGGGGCGCTATTTTGAGCAATTGCTTTTATACGTTCTAGAACTCGACCCTCATTATGAGGTACTAGCCGCCAATGTGCAGATAATCGAAGATAAAATCACTCGGGGTGAATTAGACCTCATCCTCTACGATAAAAAAAAGGAACAAAAGCGACATTGGGAAGTAGCCCTGAAATACTACTTGCAGGTGGGTGAAGATGGCAATCACCATAATTTTTTGGGTCCCAGTCGTCGTGATTTTCTGGGTCGGAAGATGGAGAAACTCCGCAAATTACAATTGCCATTATCGCATCATTCGCAAATCCGAGCGGAGTTTGGTGACTTAAAATCGGAGCTCTTCCTAAAGGGTGAACTCTATTATCCCTGGGCTAAAGAAAAGCTTTGGCCCAATCAGGCTCGAGCCGATGCGCCCTCATTTTACTTCCTCAGCATCCATCAGTTAAAAGAACTCCATTCTGTTAGTACTGCTAAATTTTGCATTCTCAAAAAACCGGATTGGATAGGCCCTTATTTTACTGAAAGCCCTTCAGAATGCTTTTCCCTTACAAAGCTGGTGGAAGAATTAGAAGCTGAATTCCAGCGAATCTATCGGCCGCAACTTATCGCCAAAATGAGTGATTCAAAGAGCAGCTTTAAGGAGGAAGAACGCTATTTTATCATTCCAGATGGATGGCCTTATTCCAAACCCTAA